Proteins co-encoded in one Pan paniscus chromosome 23, NHGRI_mPanPan1-v2.0_pri, whole genome shotgun sequence genomic window:
- the LOC134730136 gene encoding serine/threonine-protein phosphatase PP1-gamma catalytic subunit-like produces MADLDKLNIDSIIQRLLEVRGSKPGKNVQLQENEIRGLCLKSREIFLSQPILLELEAPLKICGDIHGQYYDLLPLFEYGCFPPESNYLFLGDHVDRGKQSLETICLLLAYKIKYPENLFLLRANHECASINRIYGFYDECKRRYNIKLWKTFTDCFNCLPIAAIVDEKTFCCHGGLSPDLQSMEQIRRIMRPTDVPDQGLLCDLLWSDPDKDVLGWGENDRGVSFTFGAEVVAKFLHKHDLDLICRAHQVVEDGYEFFAKRQLVTLFSVPNYCGEFDNAGAMMSVDETLMCSFQILKPAEKKKPNATRPVMPPRGMITKQAKK; encoded by the coding sequence ATGGCGGATTTAGATAAACTCAACATCGACAGCATTATCCAACGGCTGCTGGAAGTGAGAGGGTCCAAGCCTGGTAAGAATGTCCAGCTTCAGGAGAATGAAATCAGAGGACTGTGCTTAAAGTCTCGTGAAATCTTTCTCAGTCAGCCTATCCTACTAGAACTTGAAGCACCACTCAAAATATGTGGTGACATCCATGGACAATACTATGATTTGCTGCCACTTTTTGAGTACGGTTGTTTCCCACCAGAAAGCAACTACCTGTTTCTTGGGGACCATGTGGACAGGGGAAAGCAGTCATTGGAGACGATCTGCCTCTTACTGGCCTACAAAATCAAATATCCTGAGAATTTGTTTCTTCTCAGAGCGAACCATGAATGTGCCAGCATCAACAGAATTTATGGATTTTATGATGAATGTAAAAGAAGATACAACATTAAACTATGGAAAACTTTCACAGACTGTTTTAACTGTTTACCGATAGCAGCCATCGTGGATGAGAAGACATTCTGCTGTCATGGAGGTTTATCACCAGATCTTCAATCTATGGAGCAGATTCGGCGAATTATGCGACCAACTGATGTACCAGATCAAGGTCTTCTTTGTGATCTTTTGTGGTCTGACCCCGATAAAGATGTCTTAGGCTGGGGTGAAAATGACAGAGGAGTGTCCTTCACATTTGGTGCAGAAGTGGTTGCAAAATTTCTCCATAAGCATGATTTGGATCTTATATGTAGAGCCCATCAGGTGGTTGAAGATGGATATGAATTTTTTGCAAAGAGGCAGTTGGTCACTCTGTTTTCTGTGCCCAATTATTGTGGAGAGTTTGACAATGCAGGTGCCATGATGAGTGTGGATGAAACACTTATGTGttcttttcagattttaaagcctgcagagaaaaagaagccAAATGCCACGAGACCTGTAATGCCTCCAAGGGGTATGATCACAAAGCAAGCAAAGAAATAG